The following are encoded together in the Vigna angularis cultivar LongXiaoDou No.4 chromosome 9, ASM1680809v1, whole genome shotgun sequence genome:
- the LOC108347662 gene encoding RPM1-interacting protein 4, which yields MAQRSHVPKFGNWDSGENVPYTAYFDKARKGRTGARIINPNDPEENSDLGLDNPSSEQLPPSKPRVSSEDPSGKGSLPLEDDPKHFIDSPARHDNVSNRTSSRSHGVTSADNRRRHSTQSVGSDHSIDRSPLHRQARPPGRDSPQWEPKNSYDNIQGTPGRSRLRQANRGDETPDKGAAVPKFGDWDVNNPATADGFTHIFNKVREERQGGPAQVPGTPNDRPQHSKGQFTDDKVQCCCFAWGKK from the exons ATGGca CAACGTTCTCATGTACCCAAATTTGGCAATTGGGATAGTGGAGAGAATGTTCCTTATACAGCATATTTTGACAAGGCCAGGAAAGGCCGAACTGGTGCAAGAATAATAAATCCAAATGACCCTGAAGAAAATTCTGATTTAGGTCTTGACAATCCATCATCTGAGCAACTACCTCCATCCAAACCCAGAGTTAGTTCAGAGGATCCATCTGGAAAGGGATCACTTCCTTTGGAAGATGATCCTAAGCATTTCATCGACTCTCCAGCTCGTCATGACAATGTAAGCAATAGGACTAGCAGCAGAAGCCATGGAGTAACTTCTGCTGATAACCGTAGAAGACATTCTACTCAAAGTGTTGGGTCTGACCACAGCATTGACCGTTCTCCACTTCATCGCCAGGCCAGACCCCCTGGCAGAGACAGTCCCCAATGGGAACCAAAGAATTCATATGACAACATCCAGGGAACACCAGGGAGATCTCGGTTAAGACAGGCTAACCGGGGAGATGAAACA CCAGATAAAGGTGCAGCTGTTCCTAAGTTTGGTGACTGGGATGTGAACAACCCAGCCACAGCAGATGGTTTTACACACATTTTCAACAAAGTGAGGGAGGAGAGACAGGGAGGGCCGGCACAAGTTCCGGGCACGCCTAACGATAGACCACAACATAGCAAGGGCCAATTCACTGATGACAAAGTCCAG TGTTGCTGCTTTGCCTGGGGCAAAAAATGA